One window of Triticum dicoccoides isolate Atlit2015 ecotype Zavitan chromosome 5A, WEW_v2.0, whole genome shotgun sequence genomic DNA carries:
- the LOC119298328 gene encoding uncharacterized protein LOC119298328 has protein sequence MSTHAVNPQTDLTIGGNHTSPPLRINEASSLSNPMNSLMFFDVFSSAFTVLSSLSSALEKSATEAVRMHHAMLDHTFLVKYSGNTSTMLVIIVPVSGFVCCMMFEPEKHLVTMGGSLLELLQPLDQRGTFYGLLRSHLDRAANPHEEQLLISGHLPVEVLHELGHCPVLSPRRPLLRQWWQPLVPWLALKQGACFSTVET, from the coding sequence ATGTCAACACATGCGGTGAATCCCCAAACTGACCTGACGATTGGTGGTAACCACACGTCGCCTCCATTGAGGATCAATGAGGCTTCTAGTCTGAGCAATCCTATGAACTCCCTGATGTTCTTCGACGTCTTTTCAAGTGCTTTCACTGTGCTCTCCAGCTTGTCCTCAGCGCTAGAGAAGAGCGCCACCGAAGCGGTGCGGATGCATCATGCCATGCTGGACCACACATTTCTCGTGAAATACAGTGGTAATACCAGCACCATGCTGGTCATCATTGTTCCAGTGAGTGGCTTTGTCTGTTGCATGATGTTTGAACCTGAGAAGCACCtcgtcaccatgggcggcagcctcCTTGAGCTTCTCCAGCCACTGGACCAGCGTGGTACTTTTTATGGTCTGCTTCGCTCACACCTCGACCGCGCTGCGAATCCTCATGAGGAGCAGCTTCTCATCAGCGGCCATCTGCCAGTTGAAGTTCTACATGAACTTGGACACTGCCCTGTCCTGTCACCACGGCGGCCACTGCTGCGGCAATGGTGGCAACCACTTGTGCCATGGCTAGCTCTCAAACAAG